In Phycisphaerae bacterium, the genomic window ACCCGACGATGCCTTGACGAAAGCGGATTTCGAGCACATGTCGAGCATCGTCGATCCCTACCTGGAATCGCACGGCAATCTCAACGGCCTGATCATTCATACCGAGCATTTTCCCGGCTGGGACTCCTTCGGCGCGCTCCTTGAACATCTCCGATTCGTGAAGGATCACCACCGAAAACTTGCCCACGTCGCGGTGGTCACGGATTCAAA contains:
- a CDS encoding STAS/SEC14 domain-containing protein; this encodes PDDALTKADFEHMSSIVDPYLESHGNLNGLIIHTEHFPGWDSFGALLEHLRFVKDHHRKLAHVAVVTDSKVGVLGEKLGSHFVSAEIRHFPFLQFEQAKAWALGHTA